TGGGAGATTATTATTTACCAGGTCCACAAATCTTATTTCAAAGACTTATGTTAGAAGTTCAAGAATATAAAGAAGATCAAGATACAAGACATTATCAACAGGCTTTGGAATGTTTAAAGAAATTGAGAGCAATAGAGAAAAAAGGTAGAGAATATTTGAAGGCTGAGCTTGAAAAAGAAAATCTTGAAATAAGTGATAACACTCTATATGAAGATTTGGGTGGAGTATGGAAGTTAGAGCAATTAAATGATTTAGGTTTGAAAAAAGAAAATGCAAGACTAATTCAATTAGCTTTTGAAGTAACTTATGATGAAGCAAGTAAAATTTTTACAGATCGTGCTTATTGGATAGATATAGATAGTGGAGAAATATCATATACTGCAAATTTAAGACCACTTTCTGCATTGAAATATATTAAGCAAGATGACTCTAATTTCTCTTTATTGACAGTGCCTATTTTAACTTATTATCCAGGTAGTTTAAATAAGAGAATTAGATGGAACAGTGCTAATTTTGATGAAAGAGAAAAATCTTCTTTTAAAAAGATAAAAACTTATGCCACTGATATAGAACAAGCAACTAAAATTGCTAAAAATGAATTAAAGAATATTCTAACAGATAATGAAGTATCTTTACTTTTAGATTTTGAAAAGATTATGTTTATTGAAGAAGAAGGAAGTAAAAAATATATTTTAGTTGATAAAAATCAAAAAATGATAGAATTAAAAAATAATGGAGCAAGGGAATTAGCAAAAGTTTTCTATGAACTCTTACCAAATGAATGTTTAGAAAATCAAGTTATATTTGTAAAATTATATCAAGAAGATAGAACTATATATGCAGAGCCACATAGTATCATAACAGATGATAAAATTGTTCGTTTGGGATTTTAAGGAGGAGTAGAGAATGAATTTTGAACCTTTATATGAATTAAAAAATAGACTTGAAAATGTAGCAGTTGTTGGAATTAATTTAGCAAAAGATGATTTTCGTTTACAAAGAGCAGTGGAACAAGTCAAAGAATATAGTACTGTTGCAAAAGTATTTAAACAAATATATGATATGGGGCAAAAATTGATAAGTACAGATAATGAAGATAAATGTGATATATTTTTAGATCTACTTGCTTTACTTGATGCAGTGCTTTGTACACAGGCTACAACTTATTCAGGAGAAAAACCACAAGAAATAAAGAGTATTGCTAAGACTAAAGATTTCTATAAGGAACTTCATTATAGTGAACTTAGCCCTTTAATTTATGCTTTCACTGAAAATGGAGGAGGCAGATTATTCACTATACAGAATGCTGTTGATAATAACTCTGAAATATTTAATGATTTTCGTCTAAAAAGCTATATGATAAATGGTCTTTCTGATAAATATTCAGAAATTGTTAATTTAGCAACAAAACAATTAAAAAAACAAAGAAAAGAAATAATTCCATTGTTAAAAGATGGATTTTCTCCCAGGGGTGGAAAAGAAATGCTTGCTAGATTGGATGTTATTTCCCATATTGCTAAAGAAGATGAAAATGATTTTTACAAATATTGCATTGAAAATGGGTCTAAAGAAATAAAAGAGTATGCAATAGGATATTTAAGCTATGATCAAAAGAATACAGACTATCTTTTAGATTTAACTAAGACAGAAAAAGGTAAACTTAAAAATAAGGTCTTTGAAGCACTTTCATATATGAGTGATAATAGAGCTGCTGAAGAATGGGGCAAATTCCTTAAAAAGAAACCATTGGATAATATTGAATATTTAAGAGGAACAAATCAACAGTGGGCAATAGAATACTTTAATAACTTTATGGAAGAATATATAACAGAACTAAAAAATAAAACATTAAAAACAGCAGAAGAAAGAAGAACAGTTGAAAATGAAATTAATAGGATATCTTGGGGTATTTTAAATAAAGAAAGTGAAAAAACTCTATTATTTTGTAAAGAACTATATCCTTACAATAAAGCTGAAATAAAAAGAATTTTAAATTTCTATATAGCAAAAGATTTAAACAAAGAAATTATTGATTTAATTAAAGAATTATCTAAAAAATATGAAGGTGAATTTTTACAACAAGAATTCTTAATTTCGCTTATTAAAGATAAAGCTGAAACTACTTATAAAAATTTCTCTAAATATGCAGGAGCAGGAAAAGAAAGAGAAGAAGTAAGAGCATTGTTTAATACTTTCATTAGAGGAGATTACTCTAAAAATAAAGAAGAACGTAAAGTTCAAGAAAACTTTAGAGATATGTTCCAAATTATTTTACGTATGCATTATGATGAGGAAAATAAAGAATATATTTTAGAATGGCCAGATACTATAAGTGGATATCCTATACAAATAAAGTTAGATGGCTTCGATAAGAAATGGTACGATATTATCTTATCTACTAGTTCTGAGATATCAGGAAATTGGGAATATTATAGTTCATCTCATGGAGATTTTAGATATTTATACAATCCAGATATAAAGGGATTGAAAGAAAAGTTTGCTGAATTTTACTATAATATAACCCTTCTTCGTACACCTTATCTTTCTGATATAGAGTTCTTAAATAAATTGGATTGGACAAGTTATAAGGATTTTCTTGTAGGTAAGATGGATATAGGAAAAAACATATATCTACTGTCTTATAGATTATCTTATATTTCTGATTTTATAAATAAAATTCCTATATCAGAAGAAGATTTAAAAACTCAGATTGAAGAATTACTAGAAAAATATAAAAATCTTCAAAAATCAACAATAGACTTATGTCAAAGATGGTTAGATAAATTAAATAGTGGAGTAAAAGTAAAGGAGTTATAAAAAATGAGTAAAAAAGAAGAAGTTCAAAGATTACCAGCAGAGCAACTATTCCAAGAAGAAATAGATGCTTTAATAAAGGCAGAAAAAAATCCTATTCCTACTGGTTGGAAAATGTCGCCTAAATCAGTATTGACATATATTTGTGGTGGGAAAGTTGGAAAAAAGACGATAATACCTAAATATATAGGAAATAAAAGATTGGTTGAAATTGCTATTTCAACTTTAGTTACAGACAGAGCCTTACTTTTAATTGGAGAACCAGGAACCGCAAAATCTTGGCTATCTGAACATTTGACTGCTGCAATAAATGGAAATTCAACAAGAGTTATACAAGGAACAGCTGGAACAACAGAAGAACAAATAAGATATTCTTGGAATTATGCAATGCTTATAGCAGAAGGACCTACAAAGGAAGCCTTAATTCCAAGTCCTATATATAAGGCTATGGAAGATGGAGCTATTACAAGAGTGGAAGAAATTTCTCGTTGTGCCTCAGAAGTGCAAGATGCTTTAATATCATTGTTATCTGAAAAAAGATTGAGTGTACCTGAACTTAATATAGAAATACCTGCTAAAAAAGGTTTCTCTGTTATAGCAACTGCTAATACAAGAGATAAGGGAGTTAATGAAATGTCAGCTGCCTTGAAGCGTCGTTTTAATATTGTTGTGTTGCCAAGTCCAAGCACTCTTGAAGCTGAAATAGATATTGTTAGAACAAGAGTTGAACAGCTTGCAGGAAACTTAGACTTAAATGCAAAATTACCAGAAGAAGAAGTTATAGAAAAAGTTTGTACAGTGTTTAGAGAATTAAGACAAGGTGTTACATTAGATGGAAAACAAAAAATAAAACCTACTGCAAATGTATTATCAACAGCAGAAGCTATTTCACTTTTAGCTAATAGTATGGCATTAGCAGGTAGTTTTGGAGATGGGGAAATATCAGACTATGATTTAGCGGCAGGTCTACAAGGAGCTATTGTTAAAGAAGATAGTAAAGACGGACAAATATGGGAAGAATATTTAGAAAATATTA
This Fusobacterium animalis 7_1 DNA region includes the following protein-coding sequences:
- a CDS encoding SWIM zinc finger family protein, whose translation is MKLDKEKILAMSPNASAVANAKKICSSGAFVKLAHSSDDTFYMGECKGSGKSNYIVSADFIDEENPVIRCTCPSRQFPCKHGLALLFEIADEKTFEECEIPEDILAKREKKEKAKAKKESAEGTKKEKKAPSKVSKAARTKKINKQIEGLDLIKKISSQLLKVGLSTMGTVSLKEYKDIVKQLGDYYLPGPQILFQRLMLEVQEYKEDQDTRHYQQALECLKKLRAIEKKGREYLKAELEKENLEISDNTLYEDLGGVWKLEQLNDLGLKKENARLIQLAFEVTYDEASKIFTDRAYWIDIDSGEISYTANLRPLSALKYIKQDDSNFSLLTVPILTYYPGSLNKRIRWNSANFDEREKSSFKKIKTYATDIEQATKIAKNELKNILTDNEVSLLLDFEKIMFIEEEGSKKYILVDKNQKMIELKNNGARELAKVFYELLPNECLENQVIFVKLYQEDRTIYAEPHSIITDDKIVRLGF
- a CDS encoding AAA family ATPase, with the translated sequence MSKKEEVQRLPAEQLFQEEIDALIKAEKNPIPTGWKMSPKSVLTYICGGKVGKKTIIPKYIGNKRLVEIAISTLVTDRALLLIGEPGTAKSWLSEHLTAAINGNSTRVIQGTAGTTEEQIRYSWNYAMLIAEGPTKEALIPSPIYKAMEDGAITRVEEISRCASEVQDALISLLSEKRLSVPELNIEIPAKKGFSVIATANTRDKGVNEMSAALKRRFNIVVLPSPSTLEAEIDIVRTRVEQLAGNLDLNAKLPEEEVIEKVCTVFRELRQGVTLDGKQKIKPTANVLSTAEAISLLANSMALAGSFGDGEISDYDLAAGLQGAIVKEDSKDGQIWEEYLENIMKKRGSEWLGLYKECKALNKATK